A part of Eubacterium sp. AB3007 genomic DNA contains:
- the topA gene encoding type I DNA topoisomerase: MATTKKKLVIVESPSKAKTIGRYLGSTYKVVASVGHVRDLPKSKLGIDIGNDFEPDYISIRGKGDIIKELKKEAKKASRVYLATDPDREGEAISWHLAFLLGIDPQEECRIEFNEITKAKIKEAIKHPRKIDQELVDAQQARRVLDRLVGYQISPLLWRKIRRGLSAGRVQSAALKIICDREREIQSFVPEEYWNISADFTKERKTFNAKLIGKEGEKLRIPDQASCERVLDDLAKGEYVVKSVTEKPRSKRPYAPFTTSSLQQEASSRLNFNTRKTMRVAQQLYEGLDLGRKGGTTGLITYLRTDSVRVSAEARAAAETYITENYGKEYHANNVFSNRKKEIQDAHEAIRPANIELVPEMIEDKLDRDQFRLYKLIWTRFMASQMAPAKYDSMQVEIGNGAYDLRATGRKLLFPGYQMVYKYSNDKDKDTVLPPLEAGETLVLKELKHEQNFTTPPPRFTEASLVKELEEKNIGRPSTYAPIVGTLTDRKYVKKEKKSLVPTDLGFTVTELMEKYFRNIVDVDFTARMEDQLDEVEFNGIEWKSIIRDFYGPFEKELKKADEDIEKIVVEDRPAGKNCPVCGKPMVIKSGRFGEFIACSGYPECKTTEPIVKSIGVKCPDCGKDIVEKRSRRGKLFYGCSGYPDCTKVYWNKPVDRKCPKCGEYLTERRTRSGITLVCGNAECNYKERTTQDD, from the coding sequence ATGGCAACTACGAAAAAGAAACTGGTGATCGTCGAGTCGCCATCCAAGGCAAAGACCATCGGCAGGTATCTCGGTTCAACATATAAGGTCGTGGCATCTGTGGGGCATGTCAGGGATCTTCCCAAGAGTAAACTTGGCATTGATATCGGAAACGATTTCGAACCTGACTATATTTCCATCCGCGGGAAGGGCGACATCATCAAGGAACTCAAGAAGGAAGCCAAGAAGGCATCCCGTGTCTACCTGGCAACCGACCCGGACCGGGAAGGCGAGGCCATTTCCTGGCATCTTGCCTTTCTTCTGGGAATTGATCCCCAGGAGGAGTGCCGGATCGAATTCAATGAGATCACAAAAGCCAAGATCAAGGAAGCAATCAAGCACCCCCGCAAGATCGACCAGGAGTTGGTGGATGCGCAACAGGCGAGACGTGTACTGGACAGACTGGTGGGATACCAGATCAGTCCACTTCTCTGGCGGAAAATCCGCCGAGGATTGTCTGCAGGCAGAGTGCAGTCGGCGGCTCTGAAGATCATCTGTGACAGGGAGAGGGAGATCCAGAGTTTTGTGCCAGAAGAGTACTGGAACATATCCGCAGATTTTACCAAGGAACGGAAAACTTTCAACGCCAAGCTCATCGGCAAGGAAGGGGAGAAACTCAGGATTCCTGATCAGGCGAGCTGTGAGAGGGTTCTCGATGACCTTGCGAAAGGCGAATACGTTGTGAAGAGTGTGACCGAGAAGCCACGCTCCAAACGGCCATATGCGCCATTCACCACAAGCAGTCTGCAGCAGGAGGCCTCCTCCAGGCTGAATTTCAATACCCGTAAGACCATGCGGGTAGCCCAGCAACTATACGAGGGGCTGGATCTGGGTCGGAAAGGCGGCACCACCGGTCTGATCACCTACCTGAGAACGGATTCGGTACGCGTTTCTGCGGAGGCCAGAGCCGCAGCAGAAACCTATATCACAGAGAATTACGGGAAGGAGTACCACGCAAACAACGTGTTCTCCAACCGGAAGAAAGAGATCCAGGATGCCCACGAGGCGATCCGTCCGGCGAATATAGAGCTGGTTCCGGAGATGATCGAGGACAAGCTGGACCGCGACCAGTTCCGGCTTTACAAGCTTATCTGGACCAGATTTATGGCCAGCCAGATGGCGCCGGCCAAGTACGATAGTATGCAGGTCGAGATCGGAAATGGCGCTTATGATCTGCGGGCGACCGGACGAAAACTCCTCTTTCCAGGCTACCAGATGGTCTACAAGTACAGTAATGACAAGGACAAGGACACCGTGCTCCCACCGCTTGAGGCAGGAGAGACTCTCGTTCTGAAGGAACTGAAGCACGAACAGAATTTCACCACTCCGCCGCCGCGTTTCACCGAGGCCAGTCTGGTGAAGGAACTTGAGGAGAAGAACATCGGCAGACCGAGTACCTACGCACCGATCGTTGGTACACTGACGGATCGCAAGTATGTTAAGAAAGAAAAGAAATCACTGGTTCCAACGGATCTGGGATTTACGGTGACAGAACTCATGGAGAAGTACTTCCGCAACATCGTGGATGTGGATTTCACGGCCAGGATGGAGGACCAGCTGGATGAGGTGGAATTCAATGGGATCGAGTGGAAGTCGATCATCCGTGATTTCTACGGTCCCTTCGAGAAGGAACTGAAGAAAGCAGACGAAGACATCGAGAAGATCGTTGTGGAGGACCGGCCTGCAGGCAAGAACTGCCCTGTATGCGGCAAGCCCATGGTGATCAAGAGCGGACGTTTTGGAGAATTCATCGCCTGCAGCGGCTATCCGGAGTGTAAGACCACAGAGCCCATTGTGAAGAGCATCGGGGTGAAGTGTCCGGATTGCGGCAAGGATATCGTAGAGAAACGCAGTCGCCGGGGCAAGTTATTCTATGGGTGCAGCGGGTATCCCGATTGCACAAAGGTATATTGGAATAAGCCGGTAGACAGGAAGTGTCCAAAATGCGGGGAGTATCTCACGGAGAGAAGGACCCGCAGCGGCATCACCCTTGTCTGTGGGAATGCAGAGTGTAACTATAAAGAAAGAACAACACAGGACGACTGA
- the dprA gene encoding DNA-processing protein DprA, translating into MSEMIRIGDPQYPISLLPFDNKPEQLYYSGELSLLESRCIAICGSRKCTPYGVEITKRIASAAARAGLTVVSGMARGIDAVAHRSALSIGGKTIAVLGCGVDVCYPRSNRPLYREILEKGLILSEYPDGVPPVQWQFPQRNRIISGISEAVVITEASGRSGALITAEHALEQNKEVYAVPGSILSENSMGCNKLIQEGAILLTDPGQVLRDMSLDPVNVETVLPLLGEDEKTVYGIVARYGSVTMNRLYAETLLAPQMVNGLVTLLEIKGLVVTSMDEVYISKIDVDTTSELWKNYNE; encoded by the coding sequence ATGAGTGAGATGATCAGAATTGGCGATCCGCAGTACCCGATTTCGCTTCTTCCATTTGACAATAAGCCGGAACAGTTATATTATAGCGGAGAATTGTCTCTTCTGGAGAGCAGGTGTATCGCAATCTGCGGAAGCCGAAAATGTACACCATACGGGGTGGAGATCACGAAGCGCATCGCCTCTGCCGCAGCCAGGGCAGGGTTAACGGTGGTCAGCGGCATGGCCAGAGGGATCGATGCAGTCGCCCATCGGAGCGCACTTTCGATCGGTGGCAAGACCATCGCTGTTCTGGGATGTGGGGTGGATGTCTGCTACCCCAGGAGCAACAGACCGCTGTACAGGGAGATCCTGGAGAAGGGGCTGATTCTCTCTGAATATCCGGATGGGGTACCACCGGTCCAGTGGCAGTTCCCGCAGAGAAATCGTATCATCAGCGGCATTAGCGAGGCAGTGGTGATTACAGAAGCAAGCGGCAGGTCCGGGGCGTTGATCACTGCGGAACATGCACTGGAGCAGAACAAGGAGGTCTATGCTGTCCCCGGAAGCATACTCAGCGAAAACAGTATGGGATGTAATAAGCTGATCCAGGAGGGGGCGATCCTGCTCACAGATCCAGGGCAAGTGCTCCGGGACATGAGTCTGGATCCGGTGAATGTGGAAACTGTCCTACCTTTGCTGGGAGAGGACGAGAAGACCGTCTACGGGATCGTCGCCCGATATGGGTCGGTCACCATGAACCGACTGTATGCGGAAACCCTGTTGGCACCGCAGATGGTGAACGGACTGGTCACGCTCCTGGAGATCAAGGGACTGGTCGTCACATCCATGGACGAAGTGTACATTAGTAAAATAGATGTTGACACAACGTCTGAATTGTGGAAAAATTATAACGAATAA
- a CDS encoding YifB family Mg chelatase-like AAA ATPase, translating to MLSKINTAALQGIEAIPIVVETDVTKGMPHFTIVGLADAGVKESKERIRAAIRSSGLEYPLGRLTVNMSPADFRKRGTILDLPMAMGILAASGQLVPEELAEYAFVGELSLDGGIRRVNGVLPALMAMRECGIRRVVVPEENRREASLLKDLQIYAARDLLSVVRHCGTGPRLPKVDPIEVRDQGCTSTDTLLDFAEVRGCEQAKRAIMVAVAGNHGILMYGSPSTGKSMLAERIPGIMPAMTYEEIMEVTRIYSAAGLLSDSLPYIDQRPFRMPYHGITRTALIGGGGYPKPGEITLANRGVLFLDEFCEFDRGTIDLLRQPLETREIEITRMADSFTYPADFLLVAATNPCKCGYYGDPEHECVCTETEVRRYQSRISGPIMDRIDIHLWLKPVGYEALTRGENTSTAEMREMVIQARRMQEKRFRDEEIRVNSQMSPRQCGRYIRLDKECSSFLQQAYRTLGLNPRTLLKVQKVARTIADLDGAEDIAFGHLAEAIGFRDNREGHHE from the coding sequence ATGTTATCGAAGATCAATACTGCGGCGCTGCAGGGGATCGAAGCGATTCCTATCGTGGTAGAGACGGATGTTACCAAGGGAATGCCGCACTTCACCATCGTGGGTCTGGCGGATGCAGGTGTGAAGGAATCAAAGGAAAGGATTCGGGCTGCCATTCGGTCCTCAGGGTTGGAATATCCCCTGGGCCGGCTCACCGTCAATATGTCGCCCGCGGACTTTCGGAAGAGGGGAACGATACTGGATCTTCCTATGGCGATGGGAATTCTGGCCGCCTCTGGTCAGCTGGTGCCGGAGGAGCTGGCGGAGTACGCGTTTGTAGGGGAACTTTCTCTGGACGGGGGGATCCGCCGGGTCAACGGTGTGCTTCCTGCGCTGATGGCTATGCGGGAGTGTGGGATCCGGCGCGTGGTGGTCCCGGAAGAGAACAGAAGAGAGGCCTCTTTGTTGAAGGACCTGCAGATCTATGCAGCAAGGGATCTCCTGTCTGTGGTAAGGCACTGTGGCACAGGTCCACGTCTTCCTAAGGTGGATCCTATAGAGGTGAGGGATCAGGGATGCACCAGCACAGATACGCTTCTGGATTTCGCAGAGGTCAGAGGCTGTGAACAGGCGAAGCGTGCTATCATGGTGGCGGTAGCCGGAAATCACGGTATCCTCATGTATGGAAGTCCCTCCACAGGCAAGAGCATGCTGGCAGAAAGGATCCCTGGGATCATGCCTGCAATGACCTATGAGGAGATCATGGAGGTAACAAGGATCTATTCTGCGGCAGGTTTGTTGAGCGACAGTCTTCCCTACATCGATCAGCGTCCCTTTCGTATGCCGTATCACGGGATCACAAGGACGGCACTGATCGGTGGAGGGGGGTACCCAAAACCGGGAGAGATTACTCTGGCGAACCGAGGTGTGCTGTTTCTGGATGAGTTCTGCGAGTTTGACCGGGGGACTATCGATCTCCTGCGGCAGCCTTTGGAAACCAGGGAGATTGAGATCACAAGGATGGCTGACAGTTTCACCTATCCGGCGGACTTCCTTCTGGTGGCGGCCACCAACCCATGTAAATGCGGATATTATGGTGATCCGGAACATGAATGTGTCTGCACAGAGACAGAGGTGCGACGCTATCAGTCCAGGATCTCCGGCCCGATCATGGATAGGATCGACATACACCTGTGGCTCAAGCCTGTGGGATACGAGGCGTTGACCAGGGGAGAGAACACCTCTACGGCAGAAATGAGAGAGATGGTCATACAGGCCAGAAGAATGCAGGAGAAAAGATTTAGAGATGAAGAGATCCGGGTAAACAGTCAGATGTCTCCACGTCAGTGCGGCCGCTATATACGATTGGACAAGGAGTGCAGTTCCTTTCTGCAGCAGGCGTATCGGACACTGGGACTGAATCCGCGTACCCTCCTGAAGGTACAGAAGGTGGCCAGAACCATTGCGGATCTGGATGGAGCAGAGGACATCGCCTTCGGTCATCTTGCGGAAGCCATCGGTTTTCGGGATAACAGGGAGGGACACCATGAGTGA
- a CDS encoding YraN family protein, with translation MVDRKLLGAGGEHLAVQILYSRGFSILEKNYHCRFGEIDVICSRAGVIYFVEVKTRMDSRLGLPREAVNREKQARIRRCAQWYLSHTGQRETNCQFMVVEVTVDIIEDAF, from the coding sequence ATGGTCGACAGAAAATTATTGGGAGCGGGAGGTGAACACCTGGCTGTACAGATTTTATACAGCAGGGGGTTCTCTATTCTCGAGAAGAACTATCACTGCCGTTTTGGGGAGATCGATGTGATCTGTTCCAGAGCGGGAGTGATTTATTTTGTGGAAGTAAAGACCAGGATGGATAGCAGGCTGGGCCTTCCCAGGGAAGCGGTGAACAGAGAGAAGCAGGCAAGGATCCGGCGCTGTGCGCAGTGGTATTTGAGCCATACCGGACAGAGAGAGACCAACTGCCAGTTCATGGTAGTGGAGGTTACGGTAGACATCATTGAGGACGCTTTTTGA
- a CDS encoding Cof-type HAD-IIB family hydrolase encodes MRTGKGIKMVALDLDGTALTSDRHFSPRTKEAFRKAMEQGVHIVISTGRVWHSLPEEMFDIVGLEYVITSNGATVTELATGEHIYENRLEPTAVDQVLSVIEDKFGNDGFSVDAFVDGKAYMEEREYRDMERNGSDYRTQDYVLSTRNPVNGLLDFMRAHRDKMENISLIFRHKADQDAMFKRLEEIHNITLVSSFSNNFEIGGPTTSKADALVMLMRRLGIGRSELMACGDSINDLAMIRLAEVGVAMGNAVMGIKSAANYITDTNDEDGVAKAIEKFVLY; translated from the coding sequence ATGAGAACTGGCAAGGGCATCAAGATGGTTGCGCTGGATCTGGACGGAACCGCGCTGACCTCCGACAGACACTTCTCCCCGCGCACCAAAGAGGCCTTTCGGAAGGCCATGGAACAGGGCGTCCACATTGTGATCTCCACCGGGCGGGTCTGGCATTCGCTGCCGGAGGAGATGTTTGATATCGTCGGACTGGAGTATGTGATCACCTCCAATGGAGCAACCGTTACGGAACTGGCCACCGGAGAGCATATCTACGAGAATCGTCTGGAACCTACAGCGGTTGATCAGGTACTTTCTGTCATAGAGGACAAGTTTGGCAACGACGGATTCTCCGTGGATGCTTTTGTGGATGGAAAGGCATATATGGAAGAGAGAGAATACCGGGACATGGAACGGAATGGGTCGGATTACCGAACCCAGGATTATGTCCTTTCCACCAGGAACCCCGTGAACGGGCTTCTGGACTTCATGCGAGCCCACCGGGATAAGATGGAGAACATCAGCCTGATCTTCCGCCATAAGGCGGATCAGGACGCCATGTTCAAGAGACTGGAGGAGATCCATAACATTACACTTGTTTCTTCGTTTTCCAACAATTTTGAGATTGGCGGGCCCACCACCAGCAAGGCCGATGCACTGGTCATGCTGATGCGGCGCCTTGGTATAGGCAGATCTGAACTGATGGCCTGTGGCGACAGCATCAACGATCTGGCCATGATTCGTCTGGCGGAAGTGGGGGTCGCCATGGGGAATGCGGTGATGGGCATCAAGTCAGCGGCCAACTACATCACGGATACCAACGACGAGGATGGTGTAGCCAAGGCGATCGAGAAATTTGTTCTATATTAG
- the trkA gene encoding Trk system potassium transporter TrkA, which produces MNVVIIGAGKLGLRVANALISGDYAITIIDTNAEKLSRISQKLDVMTINEDARQISVLKSINIETFEYLLACTDSDETNILVSSFAKKLGCRHVIARVREPEHMNQFDFIKESMDIDHIVNPDMSITVEIYKYLMEKYTLSNGIFTSGSIAMTEFPTRRFPSLVGLTMPEISDVIPDVLIAALSHNGKVIVPHGEDMVQEGDFVYVIGEKERIQALHKKTHEKGKYTNIRKVMIIGGGKTGFYLADKLSDFGATVKLVEKDLDRCRYLSTHLDHVMVLHSDGTDINLLEEENLDDMDAVVTCTGYDEENLLLALTAKNHGIDDVISKVSHESYKDLVERMGVDMVLNPLAITTSTILRYIQGSKRILSSVLIQGQAEIMEIVANSRMNMIGVPIKDLDLPKDVLIAAIHRGRDVIIPGGDTVIEINDRVSIFSLLSGLGELEKLMKSKNS; this is translated from the coding sequence ATGAACGTAGTTATCATTGGCGCCGGTAAGCTGGGCCTTCGCGTAGCGAATGCCCTGATCAGCGGTGATTATGCGATCACGATCATCGATACGAATGCTGAGAAGCTTTCCAGGATCTCACAGAAACTGGACGTGATGACCATCAACGAGGACGCCCGGCAGATCTCCGTTCTGAAAAGCATCAACATAGAGACATTTGAATATCTGCTGGCCTGTACGGACAGTGACGAGACCAACATCCTGGTCTCCTCCTTCGCCAAGAAGCTCGGCTGCCGCCATGTCATCGCCAGAGTCCGTGAACCGGAGCACATGAACCAGTTCGACTTCATCAAGGAGTCCATGGACATCGACCACATCGTCAACCCCGATATGTCCATCACTGTGGAGATCTACAAGTATCTGATGGAGAAGTATACCCTCAGCAACGGCATCTTCACCAGCGGAAGCATCGCCATGACAGAGTTTCCAACAAGGCGCTTCCCCTCCCTGGTGGGATTGACCATGCCGGAGATCAGCGATGTCATCCCTGATGTACTGATCGCAGCCCTCTCTCACAACGGCAAGGTCATCGTCCCCCATGGCGAAGATATGGTCCAGGAGGGAGACTTTGTGTACGTCATCGGCGAGAAAGAGCGCATTCAGGCGCTTCACAAGAAGACCCACGAGAAGGGAAAGTACACCAACATTCGAAAGGTCATGATCATCGGCGGAGGAAAGACAGGATTCTATCTGGCGGATAAGCTTTCAGATTTCGGTGCCACGGTGAAGCTGGTGGAGAAGGATCTTGACAGATGCAGGTATCTTTCCACCCATCTGGACCACGTTATGGTACTCCATTCAGATGGTACAGATATCAACCTTCTGGAAGAAGAGAATCTGGACGATATGGACGCAGTGGTCACCTGTACAGGGTATGACGAGGAGAACCTTCTGCTGGCCCTGACAGCCAAGAATCACGGCATCGACGACGTGATCTCCAAGGTCAGCCACGAGAGTTATAAGGATCTTGTAGAACGGATGGGAGTAGATATGGTACTTAACCCGCTGGCCATCACCACCAGCACCATTCTTCGCTATATCCAGGGATCCAAGCGGATCCTCTCCTCTGTTCTGATCCAGGGACAGGCGGAGATCATGGAGATCGTCGCCAACTCCAGAATGAACATGATCGGGGTTCCTATCAAGGACCTGGATCTGCCAAAGGATGTGCTGATCGCGGCCATCCACCGTGGTCGGGACGTAATCATACCAGGCGGTGACACGGTGATCGAAATCAACGACAGGGTAAGTATATTCAGTCTCCTGTCCGGCCTTGGCGAACTCGAGAAACTCATGAAATCCAAGAACAGTTGA
- a CDS encoding TrkH family potassium uptake protein, with amino-acid sequence MSVFNKDHAAGMLGTVLIATAIYMLPSVAVSIYYNEIRPGVSFFCTMLVCLLAGLWLRSRVSPNKRRLKTRDGFLIITLCWVLASVVGSIPLFVSGAIPNVLDAFFESCSGFTTTGATLINDVESTPRSVLMWRSCTVFMGGSGIILFTAFLRDFTGYGDQKISRRETPVISYQTGGVKNKAPFYYLFSVYITLTVVLVLLFLFRGMSVYDAFIHALSLAGTGGFSSYNNGLAHFQDPILHFIVIIAMVITGANINVLRSIFRRGLRQTFRSTELRVYFAVILLATGLVAADLTIQGDYLRLHHHGIAQAVMDAAFQVTSILSTTGQYLTNFNNWPTFSRMILLALMMTGACSASLGGGPKLHRIIVSVKFIRRGLLLKVHPNRVSVLTLNKAELSQETATNITNHMFLYILTVFVGSLLISIDNFDIMTTFSATLSCINNNGLFFGLSGHGMNFSAFSWFSKMVFSVLMIAGRLELFTVIMLFSKHYWNPDKA; translated from the coding sequence ATGTCGGTATTCAACAAGGATCACGCTGCAGGGATGTTGGGCACTGTGCTGATCGCCACCGCGATCTACATGCTCCCCTCTGTGGCTGTTTCCATCTATTATAACGAAATACGACCCGGCGTCAGTTTCTTCTGCACGATGTTGGTCTGTTTACTCGCAGGTCTCTGGCTTCGCTCCAGAGTATCCCCGAATAAACGCAGACTGAAGACCCGTGACGGATTTCTCATCATCACCCTGTGCTGGGTGCTGGCTTCTGTCGTTGGCAGCATACCTCTGTTCGTCTCCGGCGCGATCCCAAATGTACTGGATGCGTTCTTTGAGTCATGCTCCGGGTTCACAACCACCGGTGCTACCCTGATCAACGACGTGGAGTCCACCCCCAGATCCGTGCTGATGTGGCGCTCTTGCACAGTGTTCATGGGAGGTTCCGGCATCATCCTGTTTACCGCGTTTCTGAGGGACTTTACCGGCTACGGCGATCAGAAGATCTCCCGCCGCGAGACTCCCGTCATCAGTTATCAGACAGGCGGAGTAAAAAACAAAGCCCCCTTCTACTACCTGTTCTCCGTGTATATCACCCTGACAGTAGTCCTGGTCCTGTTGTTTCTGTTTCGGGGAATGAGTGTCTACGATGCGTTTATTCACGCCTTGAGCCTGGCCGGTACCGGAGGATTTTCCTCCTATAACAACGGGCTGGCACATTTTCAGGATCCTATCCTACACTTTATCGTCATCATCGCTATGGTGATCACAGGGGCCAACATCAACGTACTTCGCTCCATCTTCCGCAGAGGCCTGCGGCAGACCTTCCGCAGCACGGAACTGCGGGTGTATTTTGCAGTTATCCTTCTGGCCACCGGTCTGGTCGCGGCCGACCTGACCATACAGGGAGACTATCTCAGGCTGCACCACCATGGCATCGCCCAGGCGGTCATGGATGCTGCCTTCCAGGTGACATCCATCCTGTCCACCACAGGGCAGTACCTCACAAACTTCAACAACTGGCCCACCTTTTCCAGGATGATCCTTCTGGCACTGATGATGACAGGTGCATGCTCCGCTTCTCTGGGAGGCGGCCCCAAGCTGCACAGGATCATTGTGTCTGTCAAGTTCATTCGGCGAGGTCTCCTGCTGAAGGTCCATCCCAACCGGGTATCCGTTCTGACGCTGAACAAAGCCGAGCTTTCTCAGGAGACGGCCACCAACATCACCAACCATATGTTTCTGTATATTCTGACGGTGTTCGTGGGAAGTCTGTTGATCTCCATCGACAACTTCGATATCATGACGACATTCTCAGCCACACTGTCCTGTATCAACAACAACGGCCTGTTTTTCGGACTGTCCGGACATGGCATGAACTTCAGCGCCTTCAGTTGGTTTTCCAAGATGGTGTTTTCCGTGCTGATGATCGCCGGCAGATTGGAACTATTCACTGTGATCATGCTCTTTTCCAAGCATTACTGGAATCCAGACAAAGCATGA
- a CDS encoding TrkH family potassium uptake protein, translating to MHFNRRLIFKVVSVILLFEGIAMIIPFLFACYYRELTSATSFFCTMVVCISFGETMRRVLPKTNKSLQTREGYLIVLLSWLFVILVGAMPYLLASENYSFIACFFESCAGWTTTGCTCLGLEAMPKSLVLWKVITGWLGGMGIILLTISIFPRLGIGGQKMAAAEMPGPEIDKLTARFGDTARISYRVYVVLTVVAFLLLLPSGIGVYHSLINALSSISTSGMIDMTAAQTNFHVTPYVKLIVTLFSLLGGSSFMVFYLFYHRKFHAAVNHYETRNYYFFVGVTAMLIASALFTAGNYTDVFHCVGDSLVQAIAFATTTGFTIVDLSKWPTFAKILLLILMLVGGCGFSTSGGLKMIRLIVFLKLIIRGVYKRIHPQAIKPIMLQGKPVSAALASSMAMFLLLYFAILVSGFLIMGLENLDMETTCSVVAACFTTNGTAFGQLTNHNFAIISDPGKLVLCVLMLAGRLEMYTVVLMFTRSYWNIEKAR from the coding sequence ATGCATTTTAACAGAAGACTGATATTCAAAGTCGTATCTGTCATCCTTCTATTCGAGGGGATCGCCATGATCATTCCCTTTCTTTTTGCATGCTACTACAGGGAACTGACTTCGGCCACTTCTTTTTTCTGTACCATGGTGGTATGCATCAGTTTCGGTGAGACCATGCGCCGCGTCCTGCCCAAGACGAACAAGTCCCTACAGACCAGGGAAGGCTATCTGATCGTGCTTCTCAGCTGGCTTTTTGTAATCCTGGTCGGAGCCATGCCTTATCTGCTTGCTTCCGAGAACTATTCCTTCATCGCCTGTTTCTTTGAGTCCTGCGCAGGATGGACGACCACCGGATGCACATGTCTAGGACTGGAAGCTATGCCAAAGTCACTGGTCCTCTGGAAGGTCATCACTGGATGGCTTGGTGGGATGGGGATCATCCTTCTGACGATCTCCATATTCCCCCGGTTGGGGATCGGCGGACAGAAGATGGCGGCGGCCGAAATGCCCGGACCGGAGATCGACAAGCTCACCGCGCGGTTCGGGGACACTGCCAGGATCTCCTACCGGGTGTATGTGGTGCTGACCGTAGTGGCCTTTCTCCTGCTCCTGCCCAGTGGAATCGGGGTGTATCACTCACTGATCAACGCCCTCTCCTCCATCAGCACCTCCGGGATGATCGATATGACGGCCGCCCAGACAAACTTTCATGTCACTCCTTATGTGAAACTGATCGTGACCCTGTTCTCCCTCCTGGGAGGAAGCAGTTTCATGGTGTTCTACCTGTTCTACCACCGCAAATTCCATGCTGCAGTCAATCACTACGAGACCAGGAATTACTATTTCTTTGTCGGTGTTACGGCCATGCTCATCGCTTCGGCCTTGTTCACAGCAGGAAACTATACAGATGTCTTCCATTGCGTCGGGGACAGCCTGGTCCAGGCCATCGCCTTTGCGACCACCACAGGGTTCACCATCGTAGATCTCAGCAAGTGGCCCACCTTCGCCAAGATCCTTCTGCTGATCCTGATGCTCGTGGGCGGATGTGGTTTCTCCACCAGCGGTGGACTGAAGATGATCCGTCTCATCGTATTCCTGAAACTAATCATCCGCGGAGTTTATAAACGGATCCATCCCCAGGCAATCAAGCCCATCATGCTGCAGGGAAAGCCGGTATCGGCGGCACTGGCCTCCTCCATGGCCATGTTCCTTCTCTTGTACTTCGCCATTCTGGTGTCTGGGTTCCTTATTATGGGGCTGGAGAATCTGGATATGGAAACCACCTGCTCCGTTGTAGCAGCCTGTTTCACCACCAACGGCACTGCTTTTGGCCAACTCACCAATCACAATTTCGCCATCATCTCTGACCCTGGCAAGCTTGTCCTGTGTGTCCTGATGCTGGCCGGACGTCTGGAAATGTACACCGTAGTATTGATGTTCACACGGAGTTACTGGAACATAGAAAAAGCGAGGTAG
- a CDS encoding peroxiredoxin, whose translation MSDNTMIVNDSPRMPMIGDPAPAFRAMTTMGKVNFPEDYKGSWVVLFSHPADFTPVCTTEFIEFTRMTEEFAAVNTKLIGLSIDSLHSHLAWAKSIEGIDWDGKGKVKLTFPIIADISMEVARKYGMLQTVAKTQTVRAVFVIDPEGIIRGILYYPMSTGRNIPEILRMVKSLQFHDENDVSTPVNWQPGTPAVMGAPLTLAEAEARMDGSDASLVPVDWYLTLKK comes from the coding sequence ATGTCAGATAATACGATGATCGTAAACGATAGCCCTCGCATGCCGATGATCGGCGATCCGGCACCGGCCTTCCGGGCTATGACCACCATGGGAAAGGTCAACTTTCCGGAAGATTATAAAGGCAGCTGGGTGGTGCTGTTCTCTCATCCGGCGGATTTCACTCCGGTGTGTACTACAGAGTTCATCGAGTTCACCCGCATGACAGAGGAGTTCGCTGCGGTCAATACAAAGCTCATAGGCCTGTCAATCGATTCTCTCCATTCCCATCTTGCCTGGGCCAAGAGCATCGAGGGAATCGACTGGGACGGAAAGGGCAAGGTGAAACTCACATTCCCTATCATCGCTGACATCAGCATGGAGGTTGCCAGGAAGTATGGAATGTTGCAGACTGTGGCCAAGACACAGACTGTTCGGGCCGTGTTCGTGATCGATCCGGAGGGGATCATCCGTGGAATCCTCTACTACCCAATGTCAACAGGGAGAAATATTCCGGAGATCTTAAGAATGGTGAAGTCCCTGCAGTTCCATGATGAGAACGATGTATCCACGCCAGTGAACTGGCAGCCTGGGACTCCTGCTGTGATGGGAGCGCCGCTGACACTTGCGGAAGCGGAAGCTCGTATGGATGGTAGTGACGCGTCTCTGGTACCGGTAGACTGGTACCTGACCCTAAAGAAGTAA